One region of Nycticebus coucang isolate mNycCou1 chromosome 10, mNycCou1.pri, whole genome shotgun sequence genomic DNA includes:
- the POLR1G gene encoding DNA-directed RNA polymerase I subunit RPA34, with product MPPPSRVPWTLPDKVPPFWVHVVCSRVQVAVAAGSTCSVDPRMERAQSNGAARFSCPPNFAATQPASESPRFSLEALTGPDTELWLIQAPAEFTPDCLNGRRVPLSGSQTVKGKLAGKRHRYRVLSSTQAGETTLLAPSAEVGGGLICALAPRGCLRIIEGPQESLLGTPLQPIPASPPPQIPPGLKPRFCAFGGNPPVTGPGSALAHNSPTSGKRKKKMQIREASVTQEAVNGYGALQMDRMLLSPEIDVEKKKKKKKKKQQLNEPMAEMLETPGMLFPSTTEKQQPKAAETFEPEEKTVELKVIKTEPLEEIVLSPTKKRKRPKETKGMQPVEGMTVETQMKMAPQEEAISLSPVKKRKKEKWQNAMTEPGTKTVEPEMNSQELPGEMIEPELPKETEPQVEAALVSIKKKKEKRQNVMTEPGTEVAEPELAVDLVPQSDLASTKRRKKERGHKVTELMTEMIAPPRETMEPETKAAPGSTKRRKKRSQEGEKPETASPKERPEVLLNLESGEVTPIGGQEKKRKKLQQDAM from the exons ATGCCCCCCCCCTCTCGCGTCCCTTGGACACTTCCGGATAAAGTCCCACCCTTTTGGGTCCACGTGGTATGCAGCAGGGTCCAAGTAGCTGTGGCTGCTGGGTCTACGTGCAGCGTGGATCCTAGGATGGAGAGAGCCCAGTCCAACG GTGCTGCTCGGTTCTCTTGTCCCCCCAACTTTGCCGCGACGCAGCCAGCCTCAGAATCCCCTCGTTTCTCCTTGGAAGCGCTGACAGGCCCAGATACGGAACTGTGGCTTATCCAGGCCCCTGCAGAGTTTACCCCAGACTG CCTCAATGGACGGCGCGTGCCTCTCTCTGGCTCCCAGACTGTGAAAGGCAAGTTGGCAGGCAAGCGGCACCGTTATCGAGTCCTCAGTAGCACCCAAGCTGGAGAAACAACCCTGCTGGCCCCCTCAgcggaggtgggaggtgggctcATCTGTGCCCTAGCCCCCCGGGGCTGCCTAAGAATCATAGAGGGTCCACAAGAATCCCTGTTAGGGACCCCTCTGCAGCCCATTCCAGCAAGTCCTCCACCACAGATCCCCCCTGGGCTGAAGCCTCGATTCTGTGCCTTTGGAGGCAACCCACCAGTCACCGGGCCTGGGTCAGCCTTGGCACACAACTCACCCActtcaggaaagagaaaaaagaaaatgcagattcGAGAGGCTTCAGTCACTCAGGAGGCAGTGAACGGGTATGGAGCCCTGCAGATGGACAGAATGTTGCTGTCCCCAGAAATTGATgtggagaagaagaagaagaagaagaagaaaaagcagcagCTGAATGAACCTATGGCTGAGATGCTGGAGACTCCAGGAATGCTGTTCCCATCCACCACTGAGAAGCAGCAGCCCAAAGCAGCAGAAACATTTGAGCCAGAAGAAAAGACAGTGGAGCTCAAAGTCATTAAAACTGAACCTTTGGAAGAAATAGTCCTGTCCCCCACCAAGAAGAGAAAGAGGCCAAAGGAAACAAAAGGGATGCAGCCAGTGGAAGGGATGACAGTTGAAACTCAGATGAAGATGGCGCCACAGGAGGAAGCCATCTCACTGTCTcctgtgaagaaaaggaaaaaagaaaagtggcaaaATGCAATGACAGAGCCAGGGACTAAGACTGTGGAGCCAGAGATGAACTCTCAAGAGCTCCCTGGGGAGATGATAGAGCCCGAACTGCCcaaggaaactgagcctcaggtgGAGGCAGCTCTGGTTTCcatcaagaagaagaaagaaaagcggCAAAATGTGATGACAGAGCCAGGGACCGAGGTGGCAGAACCTGAGCTAGCAGTTGACCTTGTGCCTCAGTCAGATCTAGCATCCaccaagaggaggaagaaagagagaggtcACAAAGTGACGGAGCTGATGACTGAGATGATTGCCCCACCAAGGGAGACAATGGAGCCTGAGACCAAGGCAGCTCCAGGATCCACCAAGAGGAGGAAGAAGCGGAGTCAGGAAGGAGAGAAGCCAGAGACAGCATCCCCAAAGGAGAGGCCTGAGGTGCTGCTGAACCTAGAATCTGGAGAGGTGACTCCCATAGGAGgacaggagaagaaaaggaagaagctgCAACAGGATGCTATGTAG